In one Silene latifolia isolate original U9 population chromosome 10, ASM4854445v1, whole genome shotgun sequence genomic region, the following are encoded:
- the LOC141608412 gene encoding MLO-like protein 1, with product MHIINILVLNLFAIASMSGGGAEEANLESTPTWVVSIVCTLIVLISLAAERLIHLIGKYLKRTNKKPLYQALQKIKEELMLVGFISLLLTVFQGKIGRLCISEELASKWLPCQKQDRVASHHTNSTIHTTWHRLLSTGTDSNFCHKKGKVPVLSITALHHLHIFIFVLAAVHVTTCALTILFGGLKIRQWRSWEESINGNIGNLRDLQTVTCLQTHCKTNPNFNFHKYMVRAFESDFKKVVGISWFLWLFVVVFLFLNVNGYHAYFWIAFIPLILLLGVGTKLEHVIIQLARQMAQKHTAIIGNNIEIQPSDDHFWFHKPRILLLLIHIILFQNSFELAFFFWIWVQYGFDSCIMGSIGYTIPRLVIAVFVQFLCSYSTLPLYAIITQMGSCFNKAIFDDHIQEGLIDWAHKAKKTTSTAPAVRVLAKRIRSMPILRSKDNGSGQGSLTPPEVPNHGSGLPLENQMANIEHRHHSSITREIEHEPV from the exons ATGCATATAATAAATATTCTTGTCTTAAATTTGTTTGCTATTGCATCAATGTCTGGGGGTGGAGCAGAGGAAGCAAACTTGGAGTCGACACCAACGTGGGTGGTGTCGATAGTATGCACTCTTATTGTTCTCATTTCTTTGGCCGCGGAAAGGCTCATTCACTTAATTGGCAAG TATCTAAAGAGGACAAACAAGAAGCCGTTGTACCAAGCATTACAAAAGATCAAAGAAG AGTTGATGTTGGTAGGGTTTATATCACTGTTGTTGACGGTATTTCAAGGCAAAATAGGGAGATTGTGCATTTCCGAGGAGTTAGCCAGCAAATGGCTTCCTTGTCAAAAGCAAGACAGGGTTGCTTCCCATCATACTAATTCAACAATTCATACGACTTGGCATCGCCTTCTCTCCACGGGTACGGACTCCAATTTCTGCCACAAAAAG GGTAAAGTTCCAGTGCTATCAATCACAGCTTTGCATCATCTGCATATCTTCATCTTTGTGTTAGCCGCTGTGCACGTTACTACCTGCGCCCTTACTATTCTTTTTGGCGGCCTAAAG ATAAGGCAATGGCGAAGTTGGGAAGAGTCCATCAATGGAAACATTGGAAACTTGCGTGATCTCCAAACTG taaCTTGTTTGCAGACACATTGTAAGACGAATCCCAATTTTAACTTCCACAAATACATGGTTCGTGCTTTTGAATCAGATTTCAAGAAAGTTGTTGGGATAAG TTGGTTTCTCTGGTTATTTGTGGTGGTCTTCTTGTTTCTCAACGTCAACG GATATCACGCTTATTTTTGGATCGCTTTCATACCCTTAATA CTGTTGCTAGGCGTGGGTACGAAGCTAGAGCACGTCATAATCCAACTCGCTAGGCAAATGGCCCAAAAACATACCGCGATTATTGGAAATAATATTGAAATTCAGCCATCGGATGATCATTTTTGGTTCCACAAACCTCGTATTCTACTCTTGCTCATTCATATCATCCTCTTCCAAAACTCGTTTGAGCTCGCTTTTTTCTTTTGGATTTGG GTACAATACGGTTTCGACTCATGCATCATGGGTTCAATTGGCTACACTATTCCACGGCTCGTTATAGC GgtatttgttcaatttttatGCAGTTATAGCACATTGCCACTGTATGCAATTATTACACAG ATGGGAAGTTGCTTCAACAAAGCGATCTTTGACGACCACATTCAAGAGGGGCTCATTGACTGGGCTCATAAAGCAAAGAAAACTACTTCCACTGCACCCGCTGTTAGAGTCCTCGCTAAGAGAATCAGGTCTATGCCCATTCTGAGATCAAAAGATAATGGGTCGGGTCAAGGATCATTGACCCCACCAGAAGTTCCGAACCACGGGTCAGGTCTTCCACTCGAGAATCAGATGGCAAACATTGAACATCGTCATCACAGCTCGATTACACGAGAAATTGAACACGAGCCAGTATAA